The proteins below come from a single Panicum hallii strain FIL2 chromosome 7, PHallii_v3.1, whole genome shotgun sequence genomic window:
- the LOC112901045 gene encoding 2-deoxy-glucose resistant protein 2-like codes for MPRSESDSDDIFFDAFEDVQSPREPSSPEDCSTSDDVSVPRKCEYEIWANEPMSVQERRQRFLKGMGLDELVSTRMDSFQCHGEITAVESFTDMEERTLSGHSSLDSSVCDNELEFDGSCCIRDMDSGKRYTVHSAAHNSITDMLKEVGSDKVMSLLEFESLLGLSRSVQKLLRRGCGNSPARETKGAKKKDVKSLWNTFMTKRSFSGICKYDVHVKNCTTGVPTRTRVQHRKKIFLEFSAVYMDQEIRAHKGSIRVMKFSPSGWYLASGGEDCVVRIWQIIEVEASPKLYKGEDPYEKVEKVQVFKANIGKGQNHALAVIPKKAFRISETPLHEFHGHTSDILDMTWSKSDYLLTSSKDKTVRLWKPGCDGCLAVFKHKDYVTCVQFNPLDERYFISGSLDGKVRIWDVLDGRVTDWADTRNIVTALSYQPDGKGFIVGTIAGACRFYNQSVESIQLEKEVFVQGKKKSAASRINSLKLCTSDSNRIIIASADSKIRVADGDTIKKFEGPWKSKALSSPSLTSDGKYLISAGKDSNVYIWNFANSGDAKSVQSCELFFSKDVTTAVPWPGVHQDGRTKPPCLTEKSSSAPALCRHGESRSPGPWPFADGTKGSATWPEEKLPSAAKPEDGPQLGDCLSAISAAWSTVIVTASRDGVIRSFPNYGLPVRL; via the exons ATGCCAAGGTCTGAATCAGACAGTGATGATATTTTCTTTGACGCATTTGAAGATGTTCAATCGCCAAGGGAGCCTTCATCCCCAGAGGATTGCAGCACGAGTGATGATGTTTCAGTGCCAAGGAAATGTGAGTATGAGATTTGGGCAAATGAGCCAATGAGTGTTCAAGAAAGGCGGCAAAGGTTCCTTAAGGGAATGGGATTAGATGAACTTGTTTCTACCAGGATGGATTCTTTTCAATGCCATGGGGAAATCACAGCAGTTGAGTCCTTCACCGACATGGAGGAGAGAACTCTCAGTGGCCATTCTTCCTTGGATTCATCTGTCTGTGACAATGAATTGGAATTTGACGGTTCGTGTTGCATAAGGGATATGGATAGTGGAAAGAGATATACAGTTCACAGTGCTGCACATAACAGTATAACTGACATGCTGAAGGAGGTTGGATCAGATAAGGTGATGTCTCTTCTGGAGTTTGAGAGCCTGCTTGGCCTCTCCCGATCTGTTCAAAAATTGCTACGGAGAGGATGTGGTAATAGTCCTGCAAGAGAAACAAAAGGTGCAAAGAAAAAGGATGTCAAAAGCTTGTGGAACACATTCATGACAAAGAGAAGTTTCAGTGGCATTTGCAAGTATGATGTCCATGTGAAAAACTGCACAACAGGTGTACCAACCAGAACAAGAGTTCAACATCGAAAGAAAATTTTTCTTGAATTCTCTGCTGTCTACATGGATCAAGAAATCAGAGCTCACAAGGGTTCAATTAGGGTCATGAAATTCAGCCCATCTGGCTGGTATTTAGCAAGTGGTGGTGAGGATTGTGTTGTACGAATATGGCAAATCATAGAAGTGGAAGCATCTCCTAAGTTGTATAAGGGAGAGGATCCCTATGAAAAAGTGGAGAAAGTTCAAGTCTTTAAGGCAAATATAGGAAAGGGGCAGAACCATGCACTTGCAGTTATACCCAAGAAGGCTTTTCGAATTTCAGAGACTCCATTACATGAATTTCATGGCCATACAAGTGATATCCTGGATATGACATGGTCAAAATCAGAT TATCTCTTGACTTCATCTAAAGATAAGACAGTGCGCTTATGGAAACCTGGCTGTGATGGTTGTCTTGCAGTTTTCAAACATAAAGACTATG TTACATGTGTCCAATTCAACCCTCTAGATGAGAGATACTTCATCAGCGGTTCATTAGATGGTAAAGTGCGCATTTGGGATGTGTTGGACGGGCGAGTAACTGACTGGGCTGATACACGGAATATCGTAACTGCTTTGAGTTACCAACCAGATGGAAAG GGTTTCATTGTTGGCACGATTGCAGGAGCGTGCCGCTTCTACAATCAATCAG TTGAAAGCATCCAACTGGAGAAAGAAGTATTTGTGCAAGGGAAGAAAAAGTCAGCTGCCAGTCGGATCAACAGTCTGAAG TTATGTACAAGTGATTCCAATAGGATTATAATCGCATCAGCTGATTCTAAAATTCGAGTCGCCGATGGAGATACCATAAAAAAATTTGAAG GGCCATGGAAGTCGAAGGCTCTATCATCGCCGTCTTTAACGTCCGACGGCAAATACCTTATCTCCGCCGGCAAGGACTCCAATGTCTACATCTGGAACTTTGCCAACTCCGGAGACGCCAAATCAGTTCAGTCGTGCGAGCTGTTCTTCTCCAAGGACGTGACCACCGCTGTGCCATGGCCTGGTGTGCACCAGGACGGGCGCACCAAGCCTCCCTGCCTGACCGAGAAATCCTCCAGCGCGCCCGCTCTGTGCCGGCACGGCGAGTCCCGGTCCCCGGGGCCGTGGCCCTTCGCCGACGGCACCAAGGGGTCGGCGACGTGGCCGGAGGAGAAGCTGCCCTCTGCCGCGAAGCCCGAGGACGGGCCGCAGCTGGGCGACTGCCTCTCTGCGATCTCCGCCGCGTGGAGCACGGTCATCGTGACCGCCAGCCGCGACGGCGTGATCCGGTCTTTTCCCAACTACGGCCTGCCCGTGAGACTCTGA